The Palaemon carinicauda isolate YSFRI2023 chromosome 37, ASM3689809v2, whole genome shotgun sequence genome contains a region encoding:
- the LOC137629828 gene encoding uncharacterized protein, with amino-acid sequence MLKLIPVMVNGTCTTVGLIDGGAAPTLAARSLIDRLGVTGKPCNQTMVTEAGTFACKEVVQLTLGNINGGEEEERVKEVFVTGKINVLTDYIMPSDRLKRWPHMADVDLQSVPTYHEQVQLVIGLDTTLNRIILEQRHGTANEPSAYLTKLGWVAFGPTGDRCASEVSPVHHVHRKFDPQDLTELLQSHFNRDFFEKESLSRLEDSLEDKRFLATLNNTTQHRHGKYVAKLPFKDFTPLPDNMNMAIRRARSLKRRLENDEAYNTSYVAQMEKYTDKGYAERVPVSQLDRKDGRVWLMPHHSVRHPVKQKDLVIFDLKARHRGTSLNEHLMQGPDLTNSLTGVLLRFREGQHAIPADVQEMFHQVKVPEENRDCLRYL; translated from the coding sequence ATGTTGAAGCTTATCCCAGTCATGGTGAACGGAACGTGCACTACGGTCGGCTTAATAGATGGAGGAGCCGCACCCACGTTAGCCGCAAGGAGCCTAATAGACCGGCTAGGTGTAACGGGAAAGCCTTGCAACCAGACCATGGTGACAGAGGCCGGTACGTTCGCCTGCAAGGAAGTGGTCCAACTCACCCTTGGTAACATCAACGGAGGTGAGGAGGAAGAACGAGTAAAAGAAGTCTTTGTTACTGGCAAAATTAATGTGTTGACGGACTACATAATGCCTTCGGACCGGCTGAAGAGATGGCCACACATGGCAGACGTAGATCTGCAAAGTGTGCCAACTTACCATGAACAGGTCCAGCTTGTTATCGGGTTAGACACGACCCTGAATCGAATCATTCTGGAGCAACGCCACGGCACTGCCAATGAGCCATCCGCCTACCTAACCAAGCTTGGTTGGGTAGCTTTCGGTCCTACTGGAGACCGGTGTGCATCGGAGGTCTCACCCGTGCATCATGTTCATCGAAAATTTGACCCTCAAGACTTGACAGAGCTACTGCAGAGTCATTTTAATAGAGATTTCTTCGAAAAGGAATCCCTCTCCAGATTGGAAGATTCCCTAGAGGATAAGAGATTCTTGGCCACCTTGAATAACACGACACAGCATCGACATGGAAAGTACGTGGCCAAGCTGCCATTCAAGGACTTTACTCCTCTACCAGATAATATGAATATGGCAATTCGACGAGCCCGAAGCTTGAAAAGAAGACTAGAAAATGACGAAGCTTACAACACATCCTACGTAGCTCAGATGGAGAAATATACTGATAAGGGCTACGCAGAAAGGGTTCCTGTAAGTCAGCTAGACAGGAAGGACGGGCGCGTATGGCTCATGCCGCACCACTCTGTCAGGCATCCTGTCAAACAGAAAGACCTAGTGATCTTCGATCTGAAAGCAAGGCACCGAGGAACATCTCTCAACGAACATCTGATGCAAGGCCCCGACCTCACCAATAGCCTGACGGGTGTTCTCCTGCGTTTTAGAGAGGGTCAACATGCCATCCCAGCAGACGTGCAGGAGATGTTCCATCAGGTGAAGGTACCTGAAGAGAACAGAGACTGCCTGAGGTACCTCTGA
- the LOC137629829 gene encoding uncharacterized protein translates to MTSHVFGARSSPSVVNFCLRKTALDFGSKYNEKASNSIRRNFYVDNLLKAMDDEEECIKLTRDLINLCGDGGFRLNQWTSSSKRILAAIPGEERDDSVAVLDLNKDELPTERALGIHWNMSIDVFTFRIVLEDKPFNRRGVLSVVASIYDPLGYFHREDPVARNVPKEALVG, encoded by the coding sequence ATGACGTCCCACGTTTTTGGCGCAAGATCATCGCCGAGCGTCGTTAACTTCTGCTTACGCAAAACAGCCCTGGACTTCGGAAGCAAGTATAACGAAAAAGCTTCTAACTCTATACGTCGCAACTTCTACGTCGACAACCTCCTTAAGGCGATGGATGATGAGGAAGAATGCATTAAACTGACCAGAGATCTGATCAACCTGTGCGGGGATGGAGGTTTCCGTCTTAACCAATGGACCTCCAGCAGCAAGCGAATTCTAGCTGCAATCCCCGGAGAAGAACGAGACGACTCTGTGGCTGTCCTAGACTTGAATAAGGATGAGCTGCCAACTGAACGAGCCCTGGGGATCCATTGGAATATGAGCATAGACGTGTTCACGTTCAGAATCGTCCTTGAAGACAAACCTTTCAACCGACGTGGTGTGCTCTCTGTTGTTGCATCGATCTACGACCCCTTGGGCTACTTTCATCGCGAAGATCCTGTTGCAAGAAATGTGCCGAAGGAAGCTCTCGTGGGATGA
- the LOC137629830 gene encoding uncharacterized protein translates to MCADELVRWKTWLAQLPQLEEFQLRRSFIPPDFGDVDTLQLHHFADASQTGYGVVSYFHVVGVNGKIHYTLVIGRARVAPLKRTSIPRLELTAAAFAAQKDSKLKTELDLKLAPSVLWTDSTLVMKYLRNPTARYQTFVDNSVNLIRDTSNIMAWRYINTTANPAHLASRGLSVANFLQSSLWFSGPDFLKIDETH, encoded by the coding sequence ATGTGTGCTGATGAACTTGTTCGATGGAAGACCTGGCTCGCGCAGTTGCCACAACTGGAAGAGTTCCAACTACGAAGGTCCTTCATACCACCAGACTTCGGAGATGTTGACACCCTTCAGCTGCACCACTTTGCAGATGCAAGTCAGACAGGCTATGGTGTAGTCTCTTACTTTCATGTAGTTGGTGTCAACGGAAAGATTCATTACACTCTCGTCATAGGACGGGCGAGAGTCGCccctctgaaaaggaccagcatCCCTCGTCTTGAGCTGACGGCGGCTGCTTTCGCTGCACAGAAGGACTCAAAGCTGAAGACTGAGCTCGATCTGAAACTGGCCCCGTCAGTCTTATGGACTGATAGCACCTTAGTGATGAAATATCTCAGAAATCCGACTGCGAGGTATCAGACCTTCGTGGACAATAGTGTCAATCTCATTAGGGATACATCCAACATTATGGCGTGGAGATACATCAATACTACTGCGAACCCAGCACACCTCGCATCACGTGGCCTCTCCGTCGCTAACTTCCTCCAATCATCTTTGTGGTTTTCAGGACCAGATTTCCTCAAGATCGACGAAACGCACTAG
- the LOC137629831 gene encoding uncharacterized protein: MAELPSDQLCPDEPPFTNTGSDCFGPFLVKHGRSTVKRWGAIFTCLTSRAVYLEVIDTMEQDSFVNAIRHFIARRGPIKRMWSNNGTNIVAMERELREALQRFNEGEIRDTLSIRGIEWNFHPPRASHFGGVWECLIRSVRRALTAACLQQVTTDKTLRTLFCEVEAVVNSQPLTKINGDPNCPAPLTPNIILTLKGSHDPLTSTYKKDMYVKRRWRQAQFLADEFWRRWIQEYLPLLQECQKWSVPKRDINVGDVVLTLNERLPRGSWPLGKVVEVTRSADGRVRQALIKTENGKFSRPMQKLCLLLENDKGDDIK, translated from the coding sequence ATGGCTGAACTGCCATCCGACCAGCTTTGTCCAGATGAACCCCCCTTTACTAATACTGGGTCGGACTGCTTCGGACCGTTCTTAGTGAAGCATGGAAGGTCCACAGTGAAGCGTTGGGGTGCTATTTTTACGTGCCTCACCTCGCGAGCAGTCTACCTGGAAGTGATCGATACTATGGAACAAGACTCCTTCGTCAATGCCATCAGGCATTTCATCGCTCGTAGGGGGCCTATCAAGAGAATGTGGTCCAACAACGGGACCAACATTGTGGCCATGGAACGAGAGCTAAGAGAAGCTCTCCAGCGCTTCAACGAAGGAGAAATCAGAGACACACTCTCGATCCGAGGCATAGAGTGGAACTTTCATCCACCACGTGCCTCACACTTTGGCGGAGTGTGGGAGTGTCTGATCAGGTCCGTCCGAAGAGCCCTTACAGCGGCCTGTCTCCAACAAGTCACGACTGATAAAACGCTTCGCACTCTGTTCTGCGAAGTGGAGGCTGTTGTTAATAGCCAACCTCTGACGAAGATCAACGGCGACCCGAACTGCCCTGCCCCTCTCACGCCTAACATAATCCTAACTTTGAAAGGGTCACACGATCCCCTCACCTCCACATACAAGAAGGACATGTATGTGAAGAGGCGATGGAGACAGGCACAGTTCCTCGCTGACGAATTCTGGCGCAGGTGGATACAGGAGTATCTCCCTCTGCTTCAGGAGTGCCAGAAGTGGTCAGTCCCAAAGCGTGACATCAACGTCGGTGACGTCGTTCTAACGCTGAATGAGCGGCTTCCCCGAGGCAGCTGGCCTCTAGGGAAAGTCGTGGAGGTCACTCGGAGTGCTGACGGTCGCGTACGTCAAGCTTTGATCAAGACTGAGAACGGCAAGTTCAGTAGGCCCATGCAGAAACTGtgccttctcttggaaaatgataaAGGCGATGATATAAAGTGA